The sequence GCCGCTGGTATAGCTGGCGCTTCTTCTTTCTTCCTGGTCAGGGCATTGATCCCTTTTACCAGCAGGAAGATACAGAAAGCGATGATAACAAATTCTATGACAGACTGGATAAAGAGACCATAAGATAATACCGGGGCACCGGCTTCTTTTGCTTTGGCAAGTGATTCAAAACTACTGCCCTTACTCTCATTCAGTAGCCAGTATTTTTCTTTGAAATCCACTTTACCAGT is a genomic window of Chitinophaga sp. LS1 containing:
- the mscL gene encoding large conductance mechanosensitive channel protein MscL, whose protein sequence is MGFFKEFRDFATKGNVIDLAVGVIIGAAFGKIVSALVDNIFMPILGMLTGKVDFKEKYWLLNESKGSSFESLAKAKEAGAPVLSYGLFIQSVIEFVIIAFCIFLLVKGINALTRKKEEAPAIPAAPPEPTPQEKLLMEIRDELKKR